From one Chanodichthys erythropterus isolate Z2021 chromosome 3, ASM2448905v1, whole genome shotgun sequence genomic stretch:
- the LOC137005082 gene encoding gastrula zinc finger protein XlCGF7.1-like, which produces MAFIKEETEDMKMEFIKEEPEDIKIVESFSVKHEDIEEQTDRMTLKEMSHELNEREEEKEHYDKHHNFMTGERSTQAKKSSSRKRAQKTGTKSYFTCQQCGQSFTVKGNLKDHMRIHTREKPLTCQQCGKSFTHKGNLKDHIRIHTGEKPYTCQQCGKSFTYKGSLKVHMRIHSGEKPHTCQQCGQSFSEKGNLKVHMRTHTGEKPYTCTLCGKAFTRDPSLREHMNIHTGEKPFICGQCGKSFRFKGDLKGHMRIHSKEN; this is translated from the exons atggcatttattaaagaggagactgaagacatgaagatggagtttattaaagaggaacCTGAAGACATAAAGATTGTAGAATcattcagtgtgaaacatgaagatattgaggaacaaacag ACCGAATGACACTGAAAGAGATGAGTCATGAACTTAATGAAAGGGAAGAGGAGAAAGAACATTATGATAAACATCACAATTTCATGACTGGGGAAAGATCGACACAGGCTAAAAAGTCTTCCTCAcgaaaaagagctcaaaagacaggaactaaaagttatttcacctgccaacagtgtggacagagtttcactgtaaaaggaaaccttaaagatcacatgagaattcacactcgAGAGAAACCTTTAACCTGCCagcaatgtggaaagagttttacacataaaggaaaccttaaagaccacattagaattcatactggagaaaagccaTACACCTGCCAgcaatgtgggaagagtttcacataTAAAGGAAGCCTTAaggtccacatgagaattcactctggagaaaagcctcacacgtgccaacagtgtggacagagtttcagtgagaaaggaaaccttaaagtccacatgagaactcacactggagaaaagccttacacctgcactCTGTGCGGTAAGGCCTTCACACGGGACCCAAGCCTCAGGGAACACATGaatattcacactggagagaagccattcatatgtggtcagtgtggaaagagtttcagattTAAAGGTGACCTTAAGGGCCACATGAGGATTCACTCGAAAGAGAACTGA